A window of the Juglans microcarpa x Juglans regia isolate MS1-56 chromosome 5D, Jm3101_v1.0, whole genome shotgun sequence genome harbors these coding sequences:
- the LOC121265129 gene encoding probable calcium-binding protein CML36, giving the protein MKLVKINQLNPKNLIVSPTRLFRSKKDRSSVSRSDPFSFGSGTSSTSSSDASTSHQKPGSGAGITNLGTPKSVLPEILGNWSDSSADMNVELAQAFRLTDRDDDGLVSRKELQALLSRIGAEPLSEEEVKMMLSEVDRDGDGHISLETLLSRFGSACGPACDSELRETFDIFDADHDGRITAEELWGFFTAMGDEQCTLEDCRRMIAGVDKNGDGFVCFEDFSLMMELQR; this is encoded by the coding sequence ATGAAGCTCGTCAAGATCAATCAGCTCAACCCGAAGAACCTCATTGTCAGCCCGACACGCTTATTTCGGTCCAAAAAGGACCGGTCCTCTGTATCCAGGTCCGACCCATTTTCTTTCGGATCCGGGACGTCGTCGACATCGAGTTCCGATGCATCCACGTCACACCAAAAGCCTGGTTCCGGCGCTGGCATCACCAATCTTGGGACCCCCAAGAGTGTTTTGCCCGAGATATTGGGTAACTGGTCCGATTCCTCGGCCGATATGAACGTCGAACTTGCGCAAGCGTTCAGGCTCACAGACAGAGATGACGACGGGTTAGTGTCGAGAAAAGAGCTGCAGGCTCTTCTGAGCCGGATCGGAGCCGAGCCTCTGAGCGAGGAGGAAGTGAAGATGATGCTGAGCGAGGTGGATCGGGACGGAGACGGGCACATAAGCTTGGAAACGTTGCTGAGCCGGTTTGGTTCGGCTTGTGGACCGGCTTGCGACTCGGAGCTGCGCGAGACGTTCGATATCTTCGACGCGGATCACGACGGGAGGATCACGGCGGAGGAGCTGTGGGGATTTTTCACGGCCATGGGGGACGAACAGTGCACGTTAGAGGACTGCCGGCGCATGATAGCCGGGGTGGACAAGAACGGCGACGGGTTTGTGTGTTTCGAGGACTTCTCGCTCATGATGGAGCTGCAGAGATGA